The Calditrichota bacterium genome includes a window with the following:
- a CDS encoding N-acetylmuramoyl-L-alanine amidase, with product MKHTSFLLVLFASSLLHLSANYNAPANQVDTVIIDNNKGDNSLQEIPSFKKWGSIYISLNDFVIKTGFGIYTNESRHKSVLYVGSDKATFTSNNNYVILNDHAYQLTFVPLWKNGELWVPAQMLVELFNSYTAHRFSFDRRELIFSLGMKDVNLTGIKIAAKENGTLITVHSSKQFSKKDISLKVANGWFHIDVFGGKIDSSMVQYIKTSGVVSKIEVIEFDQIVSLAFKLKRKILSRELVLNENAKDFHVNLRTNEKVEAEVQASKELDKQKKEWLIDTIVIDAGHGGKDPGAIGYKGLKEKDITLGVALKLGQLIAKNMPGVKIIYTRKNDTFIPLWKRTKIANENKGKLFISLHCNSNNNKKVRGFETYFLSADKDKNKQAQSVVLKENESIKFEHKEDQKRYEGINFILATMAQSAFIRQSQYFASVVQNSFAKTLKPLGLKDRGVKQGRFWVMVGATMPNILVEIGFVSNKHEGLFLKKNANQMKIAKAVLEGIQKYKKDIEAAI from the coding sequence ATGAAACATACGTCCTTTCTTTTAGTATTATTTGCCTCAAGTTTATTACATCTTTCAGCAAATTATAATGCCCCGGCAAATCAGGTTGATACGGTAATTATTGATAATAATAAGGGCGACAATTCTTTACAAGAAATACCCTCGTTCAAAAAGTGGGGTAGCATATATATTTCCCTAAATGATTTTGTTATAAAAACCGGGTTTGGAATTTATACAAATGAATCACGCCACAAATCTGTTTTATACGTTGGGAGTGACAAGGCCACATTTACATCAAATAATAATTATGTAATCCTAAACGATCATGCCTATCAATTAACATTTGTACCTTTATGGAAAAACGGAGAATTGTGGGTACCTGCCCAAATGCTGGTAGAGCTTTTTAACAGTTATACAGCACACCGTTTTAGCTTTGACCGGAGGGAATTAATTTTTTCGCTAGGTATGAAAGATGTCAACCTTACCGGTATTAAGATCGCAGCGAAAGAAAACGGCACCTTAATTACGGTACATTCATCTAAACAGTTCTCCAAAAAAGATATTAGTTTGAAAGTTGCCAACGGCTGGTTTCATATAGATGTTTTTGGTGGCAAAATAGATTCCTCTATGGTTCAATACATCAAGACAAGCGGTGTGGTTTCAAAAATTGAGGTTATTGAATTTGATCAGATTGTTTCTCTTGCTTTTAAATTGAAACGAAAAATCCTTTCTCGAGAATTAGTATTAAACGAAAATGCCAAAGACTTCCATGTAAATTTAAGAACGAATGAAAAAGTGGAAGCAGAGGTTCAGGCTAGCAAAGAACTGGATAAACAAAAAAAAGAATGGTTAATTGATACAATAGTTATTGATGCCGGGCATGGTGGTAAAGATCCCGGGGCAATAGGCTACAAGGGGTTGAAGGAAAAAGACATAACACTTGGTGTTGCGTTGAAACTTGGACAACTGATAGCTAAAAATATGCCGGGTGTAAAAATTATTTATACACGAAAAAATGATACATTTATACCCTTATGGAAAAGAACAAAAATTGCCAATGAAAACAAAGGGAAGCTGTTTATCAGCTTACATTGCAATAGTAATAACAATAAAAAAGTTAGAGGCTTTGAAACGTATTTTTTAAGTGCTGATAAAGATAAAAACAAGCAAGCGCAAAGTGTAGTTCTTAAAGAAAACGAATCAATAAAGTTTGAACATAAAGAAGACCAGAAACGGTATGAAGGGATTAATTTTATCCTTGCAACTATGGCTCAAAGTGCCTTTATTCGTCAAAGTCAATATTTTGCTTCAGTGGTACAAAATTCATTTGCAAAAACATTGAAACCACTTGGATTAAAAGACAGAGGCGTAAAACAAGGAAGGTTTTGGGTAATGGTAGGAGCGACGATGCCAAATATATTGGTTGAAATCGGATTCGTTTCGAATAAGCATGAAGGTCTGTTTCTTAAGAAAAATGCAAATCAAATGAAAATTGCAAAAGCTGTGCTTGAGGGGATACAAAAATATAAGAAGGATATTGAAGCGGCAATTTAA
- a CDS encoding ATP-binding cassette domain-containing protein: MPILEIDNIFKQYGDYIAVNNVSFSVEQGNIYGILGPNGAGKTTTIRMIMNIIAPDSGTVSLFGQEMSDQLKSRIGYLPEERGLYKKMKVKEVLLFLGELHGMKRNTAESSTLKWLEKLQLIDNKDSRVDELSKGMQQKLQIIGTIMHDPDLIILDEPFSGLDPVNVNLVKNIMMDLKNDGKAIMLSTHMMDAAEKLCDDILMINKGNKVLDGDLDQILSQHGKNSVQIEFKGDNKIFDEIAILEKVDHFPNYVEVQLKEGHKTSELLKLIIDKIEVTSLQTMKSSLNEIFISLAGGTENE; this comes from the coding sequence ATGCCAATACTGGAAATAGACAATATTTTTAAACAATATGGAGATTATATTGCCGTAAACAATGTTTCTTTCTCGGTAGAGCAAGGAAATATTTATGGTATATTAGGACCAAACGGTGCAGGAAAAACAACAACAATCCGTATGATAATGAATATTATAGCACCGGATTCCGGAACAGTTAGTTTATTTGGGCAAGAAATGAGCGATCAGCTTAAATCCAGAATTGGATATTTGCCTGAAGAACGAGGATTGTATAAGAAAATGAAGGTAAAAGAAGTGCTACTTTTTTTAGGTGAACTTCATGGAATGAAAAGAAACACAGCTGAATCGAGCACTTTAAAATGGCTTGAAAAACTGCAACTAATTGATAATAAAGATAGCCGTGTTGATGAGCTTTCAAAAGGGATGCAACAAAAACTGCAGATAATCGGCACAATTATGCATGACCCCGATCTAATAATATTGGATGAACCTTTTTCAGGTCTTGATCCTGTAAATGTAAACCTTGTAAAAAATATTATGATGGATTTAAAAAACGATGGTAAAGCCATTATGCTGTCCACACATATGATGGATGCAGCAGAAAAACTTTGTGATGATATTTTAATGATCAATAAAGGGAATAAAGTTTTAGATGGGGATCTGGATCAGATTCTATCTCAACACGGGAAGAATTCTGTGCAAATAGAATTTAAAGGAGATAACAAGATATTTGATGAAATCGCGATTTTAGAAAAGGTTGATCATTTTCCAAACTATGTTGAAGTTCAGCTAAAGGAAGGTCATAAAACCTCAGAATTGTTGAAACTAATCATCGATAAGATTGAAGTAACTTCATTACAAACAATGAAATCCAGTTTGAACGAAATATTTATATCCCTGGCCGGAGGTACTGAAAATGAATAA
- a CDS encoding glutamate racemase — MEKQAIGIFDSGIGGLTVLKELRQRLPNERLIYFGDTARIPYGSKSKKLVQQYALEDAAFLLQHNVKMIVVACNTASAMAIDVLTERLKVPVVGVVIPGSVGAIRETKKNVIGVIGTSATISSNAYAQAIKSNSPQEINVYSQACPLLVPLVEEGWLEEQVTVLTLENYLKEILETKVDTLILGCTHYPLLHDTVQKVTGPNVKLVDSGSETARFVENVLIQNNLLNKGAKEDDDLFFVSDIPQKFEEIGSRFLGGPFKNIKRIDFEEFLMSNSDEIKKLIYAV, encoded by the coding sequence ATGGAAAAACAAGCAATAGGTATTTTTGATTCTGGTATTGGTGGATTGACTGTTTTAAAAGAATTACGACAAAGACTTCCAAATGAGCGATTGATTTATTTCGGTGATACAGCCCGAATTCCCTATGGTTCTAAATCGAAGAAACTCGTACAGCAATATGCATTGGAAGATGCAGCATTTTTGTTACAACATAATGTAAAAATGATTGTAGTAGCATGTAACACCGCTTCGGCAATGGCAATAGATGTTTTAACGGAAAGACTTAAAGTACCGGTTGTTGGCGTAGTTATCCCAGGCTCAGTGGGTGCAATTCGCGAAACAAAAAAAAACGTAATTGGAGTGATTGGAACATCGGCGACAATTAGTAGCAATGCTTATGCACAGGCAATTAAATCAAATAGTCCTCAGGAGATTAATGTTTACTCACAGGCATGCCCTTTGTTGGTTCCGTTAGTAGAAGAAGGCTGGTTGGAAGAACAGGTTACAGTTTTAACTTTGGAAAATTATTTGAAAGAAATATTAGAGACCAAAGTTGATACATTGATTTTAGGATGCACGCATTACCCTTTATTGCATGATACTGTTCAAAAAGTTACAGGTCCAAATGTAAAACTTGTTGATTCCGGATCAGAAACAGCCCGTTTTGTGGAGAATGTCCTAATTCAAAATAATTTGCTAAATAAAGGTGCAAAAGAAGATGACGACTTATTTTTTGTAAGTGACATCCCACAAAAATTTGAAGAAATTGGTTCCCGTTTTTTAGGTGGGCCTTTTAAAAATATTAAA